In Pseudomonas sp. HR96, the DNA window GGCAGCTCGTCGAAGCTTTTGTACTTCTTCGAATACAGCCCGACGTTATTGATGATCCCTGGCGCGTAAGGCACCAGGTCGAAGCCGGCGGCGGCCTTGGCGTTCTCCAGGAACGGAATGTGCTGGAAATAGTTCACGTCGATGTCACCCGCCGCCAGGCTGACGTTGGGTGCGATCCAGTCGGTGAACTCCACCAGCTGCACCTTCAGGCCCTGTTTGTCGGCTTCGGCGACTGCCGCTTCCAGCGGGATGGCGAAAGCGGCGGTGGTGCCGACCTTCAAAGGCGCATCGGCGGCCTGGGCGCCGGTGATCAGGCCGAGGCCGAGCAGGGCGGCAAGTACGAGGTGCTTGGTCATGAGGCGGATCCTTGGCGGTAATGGGCGCCGGTATGTTCGGCGGGCAGGCGTGGGCCTTGTTGGAACAGCTTTTCGCGCAGGGTGCCGGGGGCGTACGCGGTCTTGTACGAGCCGCGGGCCTGGAGCACCGGGATCACCAGGTCGATGAAGTCGGCGTAGCTTTCCGGGGTTACGGTTCGGGCGAGGTTGAAGCCATCCAGGCCAGTCTCGGCGATCCAGCTTTCCAGTTCGTCGGCGACCTGTTCCGGGTTGCCGATCAGGGTGATGTAGCGACCGCCCAGGGCGTGCTGGGCGAGTAGCTTGCGGCGGGTGAAGTCGTTGTTCTGCAGCACCCGGGTGGCCGATTCGATGGCGTTGCTCTTGACGTGCTGGATCGGCTCGTCGAGCCCGTAGGTGGAGAAGTCGATGGCGGTGGAGGCCGAGTAGTGCGCCACGCCGGCCTCTGCACTGGCATAACCGAGGTATTCGGCATGCTTGGCGCGCGCCGCCTGTTCGGTCTCGGCAACGATCACCGTCAGGCCCATGAACACCTTGACCGCCTGCGGGTCGCGCCCGGCGGCCACGGCGCTGGCGCGGACCTTGTCGACCTGGGCCTTGGTCGCAGCCTTGTCCTGGCCGCTGATGAACACGCATTCGGCATGATTGCCGGCGAACTGCAGGCCGCGTGGCGAGCTGCCTGCCTGAAACAGCACCGGCGTGCGCTGCGGCGAAGGCTCGCAGAGGTGGTAGCCCTCGACCTGATAGAACTCGCCCTGATGCTGGACCTTGTGCACTTTCTCAGGGTGAGCGTAAACCCGCGCAAGCTTGTCGTCGGCCACCGCGTCGTCTTCCCAGCTGCCCTCCCAGAGCTTGTACAGCACTTGCAGGTATTCGTCGGCCTGGTCATAGCGGCGGTCGTGGGCAACCTGCTCGCGCAGGCCCATGGCGCGGGCGGCGCTGTCCAGGTAGCCGGTGACGATGTTCCAGCCGACCCGGCCGCGGCTCAGGTGGTCGAGGGTCGACATGCGCCGGGCGAACAGGTAGGGCGTCTCGTAGCTGAGGTTGGCGGTCAGGCCGAAGCCCAGGTGGCGAGTCACCGCGGCCATGGCCGAGACCAGCAGCAGCGGGTCGTTGACCGGCAGCTGGATGGACTCGCGCAAAGTCACGTCGACGTTGCCCTCGTACACGTCGTAGACGCCGACGATGTCGGCGATGAACAGGCCGTCGAACAGGCCGCGCTCCAGCAGCCGGGCCAGCTCGGTCCAGTATTCCAGGGTCTTGTACTGGCTGGAGGTGTCGCGTGGGTGGGTCCACAGGCCATGGTTGATATGGCCGACGCAGTTCATGTTGAAGGCATTGAGGAGAATCTGCTTCTTGCTCATCAGATCGTGCCTCGCAACGGCGGGTTCTGTTGGTTGAGGTAGTAGTTACCGATGGCGTGGTACTTCCAGCGCACCGGGTCGTGCAGGGTGTGCACCCGGGCGTTGCGCCAGTGGCGGTCGAGGCCGTGCTCGGCCAGGGTGGCCTGGGCGCCCGCCAGCTCGAACAGGGCGCTGCCGGCGGCCAGGGATATCTCGGTGCTGATCGCCCGAGCCTCGGCCACGGCAATCGATGCGGCGGCTACTCGCGCGGCGCTGCTGTCGGCCTGGGCGGCGTCGAGCACCTCGCCGGCACGCTCCAGCAGCGCTTCGGCGGCGTGCAGGCGGATACTCAACCGGCCCAAGGTGTTGAGCGTCAGTGGGTCGTCGACCGCGCGTTCATGGCCGGAGTCGATCCACGGTCGGGTGCGCGTGCGCACGAATTGCAGGGTGTCTTCCAGGGCGGCGCGGGCGATGCCGGTGTCGATGGCGGCGTGGAGAATCTGCGCCAGCGGGCCCACCGTGGTCGGCCGTTCGAAGGCGCTCTGGAAAGGGATGACGTCTTGCGCCGCGACCCAGGCGTTGGCGAAGACCACCGAACCACTGCCGGTGGTGCGCTGGCCGAAGCCGCTCCAGTCGTCGATGACCTGCACGCCGGGGCTGTCGGCGCGCACGAAGGCCAGCTGCTGGCGACCCTCGGCGTCCACCACCGAGGTGGGGATGCGCTGGGCGTAGAGCGCGCCGGTGGAGTAGAACTTGCGCCCGTCGATGCGAAAGCCGTCGCCGTCGGCGGTCAGCCGTGTGGTGCGATCGTGGGCGGTGCGGGTGCCGCGCTCGGCCAGGGCGTTGCCCAGGCGCTGGCCGGCCAGCACTTCGGCATACAGCCGCTGTTGCTGGGCCTGGCTGCCGTTCACCCGCAGCACTTCGAGGGCGTAGTAGTGGTTCTGCGGAATCTGCCCCAGCGAAGCGTCGGCGCTGGCGATGCGCCGAACCACCTCGGCCAGGGTCACATTGGACACCCCGGCGCCGCCGAACGCCTTGGGCACCGTGATGCCCCACAGGCCCGAAGCGCTGAAGGCCGCCAGCTCGGCGAACGGCAGGCGCCGCTCGCGGTCGCGCAGGGCGCTGTCGGTGCGCAGCCGCTCGGCCAGTTCGGCGGCGGCCTGCAAGGCGTGGGAATCATTGCGGATCAGCGCGACAGGGCCCTGATCGATGGAATTGTCTGTCATGACCTCTGCCTCTAGATCCAGGAGTGCCGGGCGGGCCGTTGACCGTTGAGGTACCAGGCACCGACCGCGTGATATTTCCAGCGCACCGGGTCGTGCAAGGTGTGCACGCGGGCGTTGCGCCAGTGCCGGTCGAGGTTCAGCTCGGCGAGGGTGGCGCTGCTGCCGGCCAGCTCGAAGAGCTTTTCGCTGGCTTGCAGGCTGATCTCGGTGGTCAGCACCTTGGCTTCGGCCACGGCGATCGAGGCACGCGCCGCAGCGTCGGCATCGATGGGCTGGCGGCGGATCTCGTCGAGCACGCGCGCCGCTTTGCGCAGCAGGGCCTGGGCGGCATGCAGTTCGAGCTTGAGGCGGCCGATGTCGGCGATCACATAGAGGTCGTCGCTGGCGCGCTCGACGTGGGCGTCGATCCAGGGGCGCGCGCGGCTGCGGACGAACTCGAGGGTGTCGTCGATGGCGGCTTCGGCAATGCCGGCGTCGATGGCGGCCTGGATCAGCTGCGAGATCGCGCCCTGGATGTTGGGCACCTCGGCCAGCCGCCAGATCTCCACCACCTGCCCAGCCGGCACCGCGACGTCCTCCAGCAGCACGGTGCCGCTGGCGGTGGTGCGCTGGCCAAAACCTGACCAATCGTCGACGATGCGCAAGCCCGGGCTGCCTCGGCGAATGAACGCCATCACCACGCGGCCCTCGTCGTTCACCGCCTTGACCGCCACCCAATGGGCGAACAGCGCGCCAGTGGAGTAGAACTTCTGGCCGCTGACGCGATACCCGTCTGCGTCGGCGACCAGGCGGGCCTTGAGTTCCAGGGTGTTCTTGTTGCCGCGTTCCGGGCCGCCGTTGCCGATGCGCGCGCCCTCGAGCACGCTTTGAAACAGCAGGCGCTGTTGCGCCGGAGTGGCGGCGGCGGCCAGCATGGAGAGGATCGCGAAATGATTCTGCGGGATCTGGCCCAGCGCCGGGTCGGCGGCGCTGATGATGCGAAAGACCTCCGCCACGGTTTGCAGGCTGACCTGGGGGCCGCCGAACTCGCGGTCGAT includes these proteins:
- a CDS encoding SfnB family sulfur acquisition oxidoreductase codes for the protein MVTITPVPNARAALDGAAQTIQDIAPPLLPAKVLANDEQALAAARELADHARPGAAHRDRERELPWAEIQRFSTSGLGSILIDREFGGPQVSLQTVAEVFRIISAADPALGQIPQNHFAILSMLAAAATPAQQRLLFQSVLEGARIGNGGPERGNKNTLELKARLVADADGYRVSGQKFYSTGALFAHWVAVKAVNDEGRVVMAFIRRGSPGLRIVDDWSGFGQRTTASGTVLLEDVAVPAGQVVEIWRLAEVPNIQGAISQLIQAAIDAGIAEAAIDDTLEFVRSRARPWIDAHVERASDDLYVIADIGRLKLELHAAQALLRKAARVLDEIRRQPIDADAAARASIAVAEAKVLTTEISLQASEKLFELAGSSATLAELNLDRHWRNARVHTLHDPVRWKYHAVGAWYLNGQRPARHSWI
- a CDS encoding LLM class flavin-dependent oxidoreductase, with the protein product MSKKQILLNAFNMNCVGHINHGLWTHPRDTSSQYKTLEYWTELARLLERGLFDGLFIADIVGVYDVYEGNVDVTLRESIQLPVNDPLLLVSAMAAVTRHLGFGLTANLSYETPYLFARRMSTLDHLSRGRVGWNIVTGYLDSAARAMGLREQVAHDRRYDQADEYLQVLYKLWEGSWEDDAVADDKLARVYAHPEKVHKVQHQGEFYQVEGYHLCEPSPQRTPVLFQAGSSPRGLQFAGNHAECVFISGQDKAATKAQVDKVRASAVAAGRDPQAVKVFMGLTVIVAETEQAARAKHAEYLGYASAEAGVAHYSASTAIDFSTYGLDEPIQHVKSNAIESATRVLQNNDFTRRKLLAQHALGGRYITLIGNPEQVADELESWIAETGLDGFNLARTVTPESYADFIDLVIPVLQARGSYKTAYAPGTLREKLFQQGPRLPAEHTGAHYRQGSAS
- a CDS encoding SfnB family sulfur acquisition oxidoreductase is translated as MTDNSIDQGPVALIRNDSHALQAAAELAERLRTDSALRDRERRLPFAELAAFSASGLWGITVPKAFGGAGVSNVTLAEVVRRIASADASLGQIPQNHYYALEVLRVNGSQAQQQRLYAEVLAGQRLGNALAERGTRTAHDRTTRLTADGDGFRIDGRKFYSTGALYAQRIPTSVVDAEGRQQLAFVRADSPGVQVIDDWSGFGQRTTGSGSVVFANAWVAAQDVIPFQSAFERPTTVGPLAQILHAAIDTGIARAALEDTLQFVRTRTRPWIDSGHERAVDDPLTLNTLGRLSIRLHAAEALLERAGEVLDAAQADSSAARVAAASIAVAEARAISTEISLAAGSALFELAGAQATLAEHGLDRHWRNARVHTLHDPVRWKYHAIGNYYLNQQNPPLRGTI